The genomic region CATATCGATGCGGGTAAAACCACGACGACAGAACGTATTTTGTTCTATACCGGTTTGACCCACAAGCTGGGCGAAGTGCATGACGGTGCGGCTACTACCGACTACATGGAACAAGAGCAAGAGCGCGGTATTACCATTACCTCCGCTGCCGTTACTTCCTACTGGTCCGGTATGGCGAAACAATTCCCCGAGCACCGCTTCAACATCATCGACACCCCGGGACACGTTGACTTTACCGTAGAGGTAGAGCGTTCTATGCGTGTATTGGACGGCGCGGTAATGGTTTACTGCGCGGTGGGCGGTGTTCAACCCCAATCTGAAACCGTATGGCGGCAAGCCAACAAATACCAAGTGCCGCGCTTGGCGTTTGTCAATAAAATGGACCGTCAGGGTGCCAACTTCTTCCGCGTTGTCGAGCAAATGAAAACCCGTTTGCGCGCAAACCCTGTACCTATCGTCATTCCGGTTGGTGCGGAAGACAACTTCAGCGGTGTGGTTGATTTGTTGAAAATGAAATCCATCATTTGGAATGAAGCCGATAAAGGTACAACCTTTACCTATGGCGATATTCCTGCCGAATTGGTCGAAACTGCCGAAGAATGGCGTCAAAATATGATTGAAGCCGCAGCCGAAGCCAGCGAAGAACTGATGGACAAATACTTAGGCGGCGACGAGCTGACCGAAGAAGAAATCGTAGGCGCGTTGCGTCAACGTACTTTGGCAGGCGAAATTCAGCCTATGCTGTGTGGTTCTGCATTTAAAAACAAAGGTGTTCAACGTATGTTGGACGCAGTTGTAGAATTGCTGCCAGCTCCTACCGATATTCCTCCGGTTCAAGGTGTCAACCCGAATACCGAGGAAGCCGACAGCCGTCAAGCCAGCGATGAAGAGAAATTCTCTGCATTGGCGTTCAAAATGTTGAACGACAAATACGTCGGTCAGCTGACCTTTATCCGCGTTTACTCAGGCGTAGTAAAATCCGGCGATACCGTATTGAACTCCGTAAAAGGCACTCGCGAACGTATCGGTCGTTTGGTACAAATGACTGCCGCAGACCGTACTGAAATCGAAGAAGTACGCGCCGGCGACATCGCAGCCGCTATTGGTCTGAAAGACGTTACTACCGGTGAAACCTTGTGTGCGGAAAGCGCGCCGATTATCTTGGAACGTATGGAATTCCCCGAGCCGGTAATCCATATTGCCGTTGAGCCGAAAACCAAAGCCGACCAAGAGAAAATGGGTATCGCCCTGAACCGCTTGGCTAAAGAAGACCCTTCTTTCCGTGTCCGTACAGACGAAGAATCCGGTCAAACCATTATTTCCGGTATGGGTGAGCTGCACTTGGAAATTATTGTTGACCGTATGAAACGCGAATTCGGTGTGGAAGCAAATATCGGTGCGCCTCAAGTGGCTTACCGTGAAACTATCCGCAAAGCCGTTAAAGCCGAATACAAACATGCAAAACAATCCGGTGGTAAAGGTCAATACGGTCACGTTGTGATTGAAATGGAACCTATGGAACCGGGTGGTGAAGGTTACGAGTTTATCGATGAAATTAAAGGTGGTGTGATTCCTCGCGAATTTATTCCGTCTGTCGATAAAGGTATCCGCGATACGTTGCCTAACGGTATCGTTGCCGGCTATCCTGTAGTTGACGTACGTATCCGTCTGGTATTCGGTTCTTACCATGATGTCGACTCTTCCCAATTGGCATTTGAATTGGCTGCTTCTCAAGCGTTTAAAGAAGGTATGCGTCAAGCATCTCCCGCCCTGCTTGAGCCGATTATGGCAGTTGAAGTGGAAACCCCGGAAGAATACATGGGCGACGTAATGGGCGACTTGAACCGCCGTCGCGGTGTTGTATTGGGTATGGATGATGACGGTATCGGCGGTAAAAAAGTCCGTGCCGAAGTACCTCTGGCAGAAATGTTCGGTTATTCGACCGACCTGCGTTCTGCAACCCAAGGCCGCGCTACTTACTCTATGGAGTTCAAGAAATATTCTGAAGCTCCTGCCCACATAGCTGCTGCTGTAACTGAAGCCCGTAAAGGCTAATCAGGCAAATAGGCCGTCCGAAAGGCTGAAATGATTTTTCAGACGGCATTGTTCTTTAATCGATCTTTAATGTAAAGGAATTAGCTCATGGCTAAGGAAAAATTCGAACGTAGCAAACCGCACGTAAACGTTGGCACCATCGGTCACGTTGACCATGGTAAAACCACCCTGACTGCCGCTTTGACTACTATTTTGGCTAAAAAATTCGGCGGTGCTGCAAAAGCTTACGACCAAATCGACAACGCACCCGAAGAAAAAGCACGCGGTATTACCATTAACACCTCGCACGTGGAATACGAAACCGAAACCCGCCACTACGCACACGTAGACTGTCCGGGGCACGCCGACTACGTTAAAAACATGATTACCGGCGCCGCACAAATGGACGGTGCAATCCTGGTATGTTCCGCAGCCGACGGTCCTATGCCGCAAACCCGCGAACACATCCTGCTGGCCCGTCAAGTAGGCGTACCTTACATCATCGTGTTCATGAACAAATGCGACATGGTCGACGATGCCGAGCTGTTGGAACTGGTTGAAATGGAAATCCGCGACCTGCTGTCCAGCTACGACTTCCCCGGCGACGACTGCCCGATCGTACAAGGTTCCGCACTGAAAGCCTTGGAAGGCGATGCCGCTTACGAAGAAAAAATCTTCGAATTGGCTGCTGCATTGGACAGCTACATCCCGACTCCCGAGCGTGCCGTGGACAAACCTTTCTTGTTGCCTATCGAAGACGTATTCTCTATTTCCGGTCGTGGTACAGTAGTAACCGGTCGTGTAGAGCGCGGTATCATCCACGTCGGTGACGAGATCGAAATCGTCGGTCTGAAAGAAACTCAAAAAACCACTTGTACCGGTGTTGAAATGTTCCGCAAACTGCTGGACGAAGGTCAAGCAGGCGACAACGTAGGCGTATTGCTGCGCGGTACCAAACGTGAAGACGTAGAGCGTGGTCAAGTATTGGCTAAACCGGGTACAATCACTCCTCACACCAAGTTCAAAGCAGAAGTATACGTACTGAGCAAAGAAGAGGGCGGCCGCCATACCCCGTTCTTCGCCAACTACCGTCCCCAATTCTACTTCCGTACCACCGACGTAACCGGCGCGGTTACTTTGGAAGAAGGTGTGGAAATGGTAATGCCGGGCGAGAACGTAACCATCACCGTAGAACTGATTGCGCCTATCGCTATGGAAGAAGGTTTGCGCTTTGCGATTCGCGAAGGCGGCCGTACCGTGGGTGCCGGCGTGGTTTCTTCTGTTATCGCTTAATTGAAGGATATTGATAAATGGCAAACCAAAAAATCCGTATCCGCCTGAAAGCTTATGATTACGCCCTGATTGACCGTTCTGCACAAGAAATCGTTGAAACTGCAAAACGTACCGGTGCAGTTGTAAAAGGCCCGATTCCTTTGCCGACCAAAATCGAACGTTTCAACATTCTGCGTTCTCCGCACGTGAACAAAACTTCCCGTGAACAATTGGAAATCCGCACCCACTTGCGCCTGATGGACATCGTGGATTGGACCGACAAAACTACCGATGCGCTGATGAAGCTGGATTTGCCGGCCGGTGTTGATGTAGAAATCAAAGTCCAATAATTAGGGCTGTTGAAAATCCCCAAGCAATTAATGCTTGGGGATTTTTTATGTTATGCCGTCTGAAAATATGCGGCGGCAAACAGATTTAAGGCAAAACAACAAAATCAAAAAACAGTGCGGTCGGCGAAATCGGCTTATTTTGTGCCTCAAGAATTTTCAGACGGCATTTTTTAGTGAACAAAACAGGATATTTTTTATCCATAGCCTTCCGAAGGCTTGCCCCCCCGAAGAAAGGTAGAATCGGGCTTGGTTTGGGCAGAAGCATCCATCTGATTCTAAGGATGGATGATGTTTTATTCTCAAGTAAATAAAGGAAAGATGATGAGCTTACTTAATGTCTTTAAAGATATTTTAAACAACAAAGAATTGAATTCGGAAGAACGGCATGATTTGGAGCGGGCGGTTAAGATCTTGCAGGATACGCATGTCAATATTTTGATTACCGGAGCCACCGGTTGCGGAAAATCATCCACCATCAATGCCTTGTTCAGCATAGATCAGGCAACGGGAAAGAGTGATGGACTAGTAAAGGAAGTCGCAAAAGTAGGCGTGGGTGTAGATCCTGAAACTATGGATATTGCCAAATATGAATTGGAGAATATGACGATTTGGGATAGTCCGGGCTTGGGCGACGGAGAGAAGGCAGACCAAAAGCACCGGCGCAATATCATCAATAAGCTGCTGGAGAAAGACAGTAACGGCAATGCCGTCATCGACTTGGTTTTGGTGCTGCTTGACGGCGGCTCCAGAGACTTGGGGACATCATACGAACTGATTAACAATGTAATCATCAATACATTGAAGAAGAGTGGGGAAGGCCGTACAGACCGGTTGCTGGTTGCGATTAATCAGTGTGATATGGCGATGAAGGGGCGGAATTGGGATGCGGAAGCCGGCCGTCCGAACGCCGCCTTGGAAAACTTTTTGGAGGAGAAAGTGTGTTCGACACGCAAGCGCATTCAGGAAGCTACCGGCGTTACGGTCAATCCGATTTATTTTTCAGCAGGCTTTAAGAGTGAGGATGAGGAGCAGCGTCCCTATAACATAACCCGCCTGTTGCGTTACATCATTACGGCTATGCCGTCTGAAAAACGGGTGATTGTGGCAGAGAAGATTAATGTGGAAGAAATCGAACGAGATACCAGCCGCCGCAAACAGGAGGAGCGGCAAGAAATCGACAGTAGTATCGGCAGTGCGCTGGAGAAAATATTGGGGGCTGCGGGAGGCGTGGTTAAAGATGTTGTTTCAACGATAGCAAGCGGTGTCGGGACGCTGATCGGCGGTGCTGCAAAAGCGATTGGAGGGGCGATTAGCACGGTTGCTTCTTTTTTTGGCTGGTAGGAGCGCATATGCATCGTTACCGTATTTCTGAAATCGGGCAAAAAGTCACAGCAGCCGGTTTCCGTCATTTGGATGTCTTGCTTGTCGGTGCGACAGGTGTCGGCAAGTCCTCAACCTTAAATGCCTTGTTTGGCGAACAAAAAGCCAAGGTAGGCACAGGCGTGGATCCCGAAACGCAATTGGTCGAAAGCTATATGCTGAACGATGTGTTGCGGTTTTGGGACAGCGCAGGTTTGGGCGATGGGAAAGAAGCCGACCGCGCCCATCGGCAAAAACTGATTGATGTCCTGTCTAAAACCTATACTCATTCGGATGGGCAGTGGGGCTGGATAGATTTGGTGTTCGTTATCCTTGACGGCAGCTCCCGCGATTTGGGTACGGCCTATGATTTGTTGAGGGATGTTATCCTTAAAATGATTGATCCGGATAGGGTTATTGTTGCAATCAATCAGGCGGATATGGCGATGAAAGGACGTTATTGGGATAAGGTGCTGCATCAGCCGCAGCCGAATTTGCAACAGTTTCTAGACGAGAAGGCCGAATCGGTACAAAAAAGGATTCTGGAAGCAACCGGTTTGCAGATTTCCAAACCCGTTTACTATTCGGCATACGAAAACTACCATCTCAAAGAAATAATGGATGCAGTCATCAACCATATCCCGGTTTGTCGGAGAAAGATGCATACGCCGTGATGGTCGGATACCGACTCCTTTAAAAGCATCCGACCCTATGCCGTCTGAAGATTCAAAACGCTTCAGACGGCATATTGAAGATATTTTTGATATTTTTGTTGATATTTCTTTGACTTGTCAGATATAATGTCTGACTTGGTACATTCGTACCAAGTTTAACTTTGTCTGAAAGACAGGCCAATCGTAGCCTGTCCCTTTACTTTAAAAGGAAAATAATCATGACTTTAGGTCTGGTTGGACGCAAAGTTGGTATGACCCGCGTGTTCGACGAACAGGGTGTTTCTGTTCCGGTAACCGTTTTGGATATGTCTGCCAACCGCGTTACACAAGTAAAATCCAAAGATACTGACGGCTATACTGCCGTTCAAGTTACCTTTGGTCAGAAAAAAGCCAATCGTGTCAACAAAGCCGAAGCCGGGCACTTTGCAAAAGCAGGTGTTGAAGCCGGTCGCGGTTTGATTGAGTTTGCTTTGACTGAAGAAAAACTGGCTGAATTGAAAGCTGGTGACGAAATCACCGTTTCTATGTTTGAAGTCGGTCAACTGGTCGATGTAACCGGTACCTCTAAAGGTAAAGGTTTCTCCGGCACGATCAAACGTCATAACTTCGGTGCCCAACGTACTTCCCACGGTAACTCCCGTTCTCACCGTGTTCCAGGCTCTATCGGTATGGCGCAAGACCCGGGTCGCGTGTTCCCCGGTAAACGCATGGCCGGCCAATACGGCAACACCAAAGCAACTGTTCAAAAATTGGAAGTTGTCCGTGTTGATGCAGAACGCCAACTGCTGTTGGTTAAGGGTGCTGTTCCGGGTGCGGTCAACAGCGATGTTGTAGTTCGTCCCAGCGTGAAAGTAGGTGCGTAATGGAATTGAAAGTAATTGACGCTAAAGGACAAGTTTCAGGCAGCCTGTCTGTTTCTGATGCTTTGTTCGCCCGCGAATACAATGAAGCGTTGGTTCATCAGCTGGTAAATGCCTACTTGGCAAACGCCCGCTCTGGTAACCGTGCTCAAAAAACCCGTGCCGAAGTAAAACACTCAACCAAAAAACCATGGCGTCAAAAAGGTACCGGCCGCGCCCGTTCCGGTATGACTTCATCTCCGCTGTGGCGTAAAGGTGGTCGCGCGTTCCCGAACAAACCCGACGAAAACTTCACTCAAAAAGTAAACCGCAAAATGTACCGTGCCGGTATGGCGACTATTCTGTCCCAATTGACTCGTGACGAGCGTTTGTTTGCGATTGAGGCGTTGACTGCTGAAACTCCTAAAACCAAAGTTTTTGCTGAACAAGTGAAAAATCTGGGTCTGGAGCAAGTGTTGTTTGTAACCAAACAGCTCGACGAGAATGTTTACTTGGCTTCACGCAACTTGCCAAACGTGTTGGTTTTGGAAGCTCAACAAGTTGATCCTTACAGCTTGCTGCGTTACAAAAAAGTAATCATCACTAAAGATGCAGTTGCACAATTAGAGGAGCAATGGGTATGAATCAACAACGTTTGACTCAAGTGATTTTGGCACCTATCGTTTCTGAAAAAAGCAACGTATTGGCTGAAAAACGCAACCAAATGACGTTTAAAGTCTTGGCAAATGCAACCAAACCTGAAATCAAAGCTGCTGTTGAGCTGCTGTTTGGTGTTCAAGTTGCTTCTGTAACTACCGTTACAACTAAAGGCAAAACTAAGCGTTTTGGTCGTACTTTGGGCCGCCGCAGCGATGTTAAAAAAGCTTATGTAAGCTTGGCTGCCGGTCAAGAGTTGGATTTGGAAGCCGCTGCTGCAGCTGCAGATAAGGAATAAACAAAATGGCAATCGTTAAAATGAAGCCGACCTCTGCAGGCCGTCGCGGCATGGTTCGCGTGGTAACAGAAGGTTTGCACAAAGGTGCACCTTATGCGCCCTTGCTTGAAAAGAAAAATTCTACTGCCGGCCGTAACAATAATGGTCATATCACCACCCGTCACAAAGGCGGCGGTCATAAACACCATTACCGTGTTGTAGACTTTAAACGTAACAAAGACGGCATTCCTGCCAAAGTAGAGCGTATCGAATACGATCCTAACCGTACTGCCTTCATCGCACTGTTGTGCTATGCAGACGGCGAGCGTCGTTACATCATTGCTCCTCGCGGTATTCAAGCCGGTGCTGTATTGGTTTCCGGTGCTGAAGCTGCCATCAAAGTAGGCAACACCCTGC from Neisseria meningitidis harbors:
- the rplC gene encoding 50S ribosomal protein L3, which codes for MTLGLVGRKVGMTRVFDEQGVSVPVTVLDMSANRVTQVKSKDTDGYTAVQVTFGQKKANRVNKAEAGHFAKAGVEAGRGLIEFALTEEKLAELKAGDEITVSMFEVGQLVDVTGTSKGKGFSGTIKRHNFGAQRTSHGNSRSHRVPGSIGMAQDPGRVFPGKRMAGQYGNTKATVQKLEVVRVDAERQLLLVKGAVPGAVNSDVVVRPSVKVGA
- a CDS encoding GTPase family protein, with translation MFYSQVNKGKMMSLLNVFKDILNNKELNSEERHDLERAVKILQDTHVNILITGATGCGKSSTINALFSIDQATGKSDGLVKEVAKVGVGVDPETMDIAKYELENMTIWDSPGLGDGEKADQKHRRNIINKLLEKDSNGNAVIDLVLVLLDGGSRDLGTSYELINNVIINTLKKSGEGRTDRLLVAINQCDMAMKGRNWDAEAGRPNAALENFLEEKVCSTRKRIQEATGVTVNPIYFSAGFKSEDEEQRPYNITRLLRYIITAMPSEKRVIVAEKINVEEIERDTSRRKQEERQEIDSSIGSALEKILGAAGGVVKDVVSTIASGVGTLIGGAAKAIGGAISTVASFFGW
- the rpsJ gene encoding 30S ribosomal protein S10, which codes for MANQKIRIRLKAYDYALIDRSAQEIVETAKRTGAVVKGPIPLPTKIERFNILRSPHVNKTSREQLEIRTHLRLMDIVDWTDKTTDALMKLDLPAGVDVEIKVQ
- a CDS encoding GTPase family protein, encoding MHRYRISEIGQKVTAAGFRHLDVLLVGATGVGKSSTLNALFGEQKAKVGTGVDPETQLVESYMLNDVLRFWDSAGLGDGKEADRAHRQKLIDVLSKTYTHSDGQWGWIDLVFVILDGSSRDLGTAYDLLRDVILKMIDPDRVIVAINQADMAMKGRYWDKVLHQPQPNLQQFLDEKAESVQKRILEATGLQISKPVYYSAYENYHLKEIMDAVINHIPVCRRKMHTP
- the rplD gene encoding 50S ribosomal protein L4; the protein is MELKVIDAKGQVSGSLSVSDALFAREYNEALVHQLVNAYLANARSGNRAQKTRAEVKHSTKKPWRQKGTGRARSGMTSSPLWRKGGRAFPNKPDENFTQKVNRKMYRAGMATILSQLTRDERLFAIEALTAETPKTKVFAEQVKNLGLEQVLFVTKQLDENVYLASRNLPNVLVLEAQQVDPYSLLRYKKVIITKDAVAQLEEQWV
- the tuf gene encoding elongation factor Tu, translating into MAKEKFERSKPHVNVGTIGHVDHGKTTLTAALTTILAKKFGGAAKAYDQIDNAPEEKARGITINTSHVEYETETRHYAHVDCPGHADYVKNMITGAAQMDGAILVCSAADGPMPQTREHILLARQVGVPYIIVFMNKCDMVDDAELLELVEMEIRDLLSSYDFPGDDCPIVQGSALKALEGDAAYEEKIFELAAALDSYIPTPERAVDKPFLLPIEDVFSISGRGTVVTGRVERGIIHVGDEIEIVGLKETQKTTCTGVEMFRKLLDEGQAGDNVGVLLRGTKREDVERGQVLAKPGTITPHTKFKAEVYVLSKEEGGRHTPFFANYRPQFYFRTTDVTGAVTLEEGVEMVMPGENVTITVELIAPIAMEEGLRFAIREGGRTVGAGVVSSVIA
- the rplW gene encoding 50S ribosomal protein L23, with product MNQQRLTQVILAPIVSEKSNVLAEKRNQMTFKVLANATKPEIKAAVELLFGVQVASVTTVTTKGKTKRFGRTLGRRSDVKKAYVSLAAGQELDLEAAAAAADKE
- the fusA gene encoding elongation factor G, producing MARKTPISLYRNIGISAHIDAGKTTTTERILFYTGLTHKLGEVHDGAATTDYMEQEQERGITITSAAVTSYWSGMAKQFPEHRFNIIDTPGHVDFTVEVERSMRVLDGAVMVYCAVGGVQPQSETVWRQANKYQVPRLAFVNKMDRQGANFFRVVEQMKTRLRANPVPIVIPVGAEDNFSGVVDLLKMKSIIWNEADKGTTFTYGDIPAELVETAEEWRQNMIEAAAEASEELMDKYLGGDELTEEEIVGALRQRTLAGEIQPMLCGSAFKNKGVQRMLDAVVELLPAPTDIPPVQGVNPNTEEADSRQASDEEKFSALAFKMLNDKYVGQLTFIRVYSGVVKSGDTVLNSVKGTRERIGRLVQMTAADRTEIEEVRAGDIAAAIGLKDVTTGETLCAESAPIILERMEFPEPVIHIAVEPKTKADQEKMGIALNRLAKEDPSFRVRTDEESGQTIISGMGELHLEIIVDRMKREFGVEANIGAPQVAYRETIRKAVKAEYKHAKQSGGKGQYGHVVIEMEPMEPGGEGYEFIDEIKGGVIPREFIPSVDKGIRDTLPNGIVAGYPVVDVRIRLVFGSYHDVDSSQLAFELAASQAFKEGMRQASPALLEPIMAVEVETPEEYMGDVMGDLNRRRGVVLGMDDDGIGGKKVRAEVPLAEMFGYSTDLRSATQGRATYSMEFKKYSEAPAHIAAAVTEARKG